Within the Gloeobacter kilaueensis JS1 genome, the region CCCACGAGTACATCCAGAAGTGCGCCCTCGAGATCGTCGATGGCCTCTTTTTGCACCCGCTCGTCGGAGCGACCAAGAGCGACGATGTGCCCGCCGACGTGCGGATGCACTGCTACGAGGTTTTGATCGAGAAGTACTATCCGCTCGATCGGGTCATCCTCGCCATCAATCCGGCGGCGATGCGCTACGCCGGTCCTCGCGAGGCGATCTTTCACGCTCTGCTGCGCAAGAATTACGGCTGCACCCACTTTATTGTCGGGCGCGACCACGCCGGGGTGGGCGACTACTACGGCACCTACGACGCCCAGTACATCTTCTACGAGTTTGACCCCGCCGATCTTGGGATCACGCCTCTAATGTTCGAGCACGCCTTTTTTTGTAAGCGCATCGGCGGGATGGCGACCACCAAGACCAGCCCTTCCGGCCCGGAGGATCGCATTCATCTTTCTGGCACCAAGGTGCGGGCAATGCTGCGCGAGGGCGTTCAGCCACCGCCAGAATTTACCCGTCCGGAGGTGGCTGAGATCTTGATTGCCGCCATGCGCCAACCGTCTGGCTGAGCGGTGGTTCCAGACAATCAAATACCTGAGAACGGCCAGGCATCCAGTGCTGGCAGGGGCTTGCTGTGTATCGATAGTTGCAAACATTGGGACAGGACGCGAGGTGCCGTGAGCATCGATAGGTGGGAGAGAGGAATTGCGCATATTGTCTACGGACTCCAAGCAGGGAATTAGAAGCAACCGTAGCGAAGGCCACCGTTTTCGCTACTTTGAATTTTTTACGATTTGGTTCGCTGTTGTGTAGGGGAGGACCGATGAAGGGCAAATGGGGACGGTGGGCCTGGGTGGCAGGTTTATTGCTGGCAGTCGCAGGCAGCAAGCCGGGGCTGGCCGGCAGCAACGGGGCGAGTTGCCCGGCGGGTTTTGCGGTGCAGGAAGTGACGGTGGCGCAGTTGCAGGAGGCGCTTGCGGCGGGACAGGTGACTTCGCGCTGTCTCACGCAGATCTATCTGGCGCGGATCGCCCGCTACGATAAGCAGGGACCGGCCATCAACTCCGTTCTCGAATTGAATCCGGACGCGCTTGCGATCGCAGACAAGCTCGACAGAGAAAGACAGGCCGGTCAGGTGCGCGGCCCCCTGCACGGCATTCCGATTCTTATCAAGGGCAACATCGCCACCCACGATCGGATGACGACGACGGCAGGTTCGGTGGCGCTCGCCGGATCGATTCCTGAAAACGACGCTTTTATCGTCGAGCGACTCAGGGCGGCGGGAGCAGTGATCCTGGGCAAGGCGAACCTGACGGAATTTGCCAACTTCATGTCCTACCACATGCCGAGCGGCTACAGCTCCGAGGGCGGCCAGACGCTCAATCCCTACCGGCCAAAGCTCGCCGGCAATGGGCTACCGAGCCTCACCCCCTGCGGTTCGAGTGCCGGTTCAGGGGCAGCGACGGCGGCCAACCTGACGGCAATTTCGGTCGGGACGGAGACTTCCGGCTCGATTCTCTGTCCGTCGAGCTTCAATTCACTGGTGGGTATCAAGCCGACGCTGGGCCTGGTGAGTCGCAGCGGCATCATTCCGATTGCCCACAGCCAGGATACCGCTGGGCCGATGACCCGCAGCGTGGCCGATGCGGCGGCGCTGCTGAACGCGCTGGCTGGTCCTGATCCGGCGGACCCGATTACACTCACCAGCATCGGCAAGACCCCGGCGGATTATACGGAATTCTTGAATGCCGACAGTCTGGCTGGGGCGCGCATCGGTATAGCCCGGCAGTACTTTGGCGGGCTCGCTCCCCAGACCCTTGCCCTGATCCAGCAGGCGATCGCTGTCCTCAAAAGCAAAGGGGCGATCGTCGAGCCGGTGGATATTCCGACCTTTCAGCAGCTGGTGACCGATAACTCGAAGGTGCTGCTTTATGAGTTCAAGCAGGATCTCAACAAGTACCTGTCTACGGTCGGACCGACTTCGCCGGTCAAAAACCTCACGCAAATCATCTTGTTCAACAACCGCAACCGCTCCGTCGCCCTCAAGTACGGGCAGGGGCTCCTCATCAACTCCAACGTCCAGAGCGGCAATCGGATCACCGAGGCGGAAGCAGCAGCAGATCGCTCGCTGGATTTGAGCCTGGCGCGAGGAGGTCTGGATACGGTTTTTGCCGAACACCAGCTCGACGCTTTGATCTTTCCAACGTACTTTGGGGCCGATATCGGGGCAAAGGCGGGCTATCCGACGATTGTTGTTCCGGCGGGCTACGAGCCGGGCGGGGCTCCGGTAGGGATCTCGTTTTTAGGTCAGGCTTTCAGTGAACCCCGGTTGATTGGCCTGGGTTATGCCTACGAGCAGGCGAGCAAGCTGCGCCGTCCGCCCAGGGCGACGCCCTGAGAAAACAGAACCACCGGGGGCAGGAAGGGGAAAGCAACGGTCGCTTACCATAACAGGATTCAGGAGGTCCTGCTGAACCTTTGAAGCTTTAGAAGGCCGGTGGCGCTTGCTCAAATTACCAACAGGAGAAGGGAGATGGACGCGATGGGACTGGATGTCATCCTGGCCAGTTTGCATCATCTGGCGGCTTTCAGCCTAGTTGGCTTGCTGGCTGTCGAAGCTGCACTGCTATTTCGTCCCGATAAGAGCGTACCTGTAGCGCGGATGGCGCGCATCGATCTGTACTTTGGTCTGGCGGCCCTGCTACTCCTTGTAATTGGCGTCCTGCGGGTGATCTACGGCATCAAAGGTTCAGCCTTCTACGTCCAGAATCCTGTTTTCTGGACGAAGATGGTTCTCTTTGGCACCGTGGGAATCATCTCGATCTGGCCCACCGTTCAGTACCTGCGCTGGCAGTCGAAGTTGCGCCGCGACACCGGTTTCTGGCCCGATGCAGCGGCCTTCAGGTGGGTACGCCTGGCCCTGGTGGCCGAAATCGCCTTTACCGTTGCTATACCCGTCACCGCTGCCATGATGGCTCGCGGCATTGGGCTGTAGCGGTTCTCGATCGATCTGGTGTCGTAAAGTTCTTGACTTCCTGAGTCTCCATTAGTTCAACTTCCTAGATTGGAAGCACCGCTTCATCGCCTCGATGATGCAGACGGTCTGGCCGATGTTTCCATTAGTCCCGAATATTCCTACAGAATATGGTCTAAGCCAGTTCTATCCACAGGTTCTGTGGCAATTTGCGCGAGACCCAGGCGTTGTCCCGCAGGGCAAAGCGCCAGGGCAGTTCTCGTCCGCGCTTGAGGCCGATGCGGACGGTCTGGATCACGGCTTCATCTGGAATGGGTTCGGCAGGTTCGATCCAGAAATGGGCAAGGGGCAGTTGTTGGCCTTCCCAGGCGGGATCGATGGCGAGGGCTTCCACCAGGCGGGCGGGGCCGTTAGTGAGATGGCGCGAACCGTGGCGCAACAGGCGC harbors:
- a CDS encoding amidase, which translates into the protein MKGKWGRWAWVAGLLLAVAGSKPGLAGSNGASCPAGFAVQEVTVAQLQEALAAGQVTSRCLTQIYLARIARYDKQGPAINSVLELNPDALAIADKLDRERQAGQVRGPLHGIPILIKGNIATHDRMTTTAGSVALAGSIPENDAFIVERLRAAGAVILGKANLTEFANFMSYHMPSGYSSEGGQTLNPYRPKLAGNGLPSLTPCGSSAGSGAATAANLTAISVGTETSGSILCPSSFNSLVGIKPTLGLVSRSGIIPIAHSQDTAGPMTRSVADAAALLNALAGPDPADPITLTSIGKTPADYTEFLNADSLAGARIGIARQYFGGLAPQTLALIQQAIAVLKSKGAIVEPVDIPTFQQLVTDNSKVLLYEFKQDLNKYLSTVGPTSPVKNLTQIILFNNRNRSVALKYGQGLLINSNVQSGNRITEAEAAADRSLDLSLARGGLDTVFAEHQLDALIFPTYFGADIGAKAGYPTIVVPAGYEPGGAPVGISFLGQAFSEPRLIGLGYAYEQASKLRRPPRATP
- a CDS encoding DUF2214 family protein, which produces MDAMGLDVILASLHHLAAFSLVGLLAVEAALLFRPDKSVPVARMARIDLYFGLAALLLLVIGVLRVIYGIKGSAFYVQNPVFWTKMVLFGTVGIISIWPTVQYLRWQSKLRRDTGFWPDAAAFRWVRLALVAEIAFTVAIPVTAAMMARGIGL